The Vitis vinifera cultivar Pinot Noir 40024 chromosome 3, ASM3070453v1 region CATCTCTTTTTATAATTGATCTACTCATGTAATTTATGCCATGCACAAATGATGTGAAACATTTACAAATCGTCACCTTTGCAATGATCATACACTGATAATCAATATTATGCATGAAGAACTAGATCAATAATGTGATATTTGAGTTTGATAATCTCTCTATATACTATTGGTACCATAACAATCATGTTCAATTATTTTCAGGATGGATTGATTTCGCTGTTGCCACGAGTAGTTGACCTTGTTGGGGATCGAGACATACCGGTAATTGCTGCTGGGGGTATTGTTGATGAGCGTGGATATGTTGCTGCTTTGGCTCTTGGTGCCCAAGGCATCTGCCTAGGCACAaggtatatatatttgtaagaCTATCTTTGAAATGCTAAAATAGAGAACGAAAATAGGAaatccatttcattttttattcattatggTGTTTAGATTACCAACAACCACTCTTattaggattttgatttttttttctctacgtGGTATTGTCTATTCCTGTGTACCAAACATGCCCTAGTGTTGTGTCCAGGGGCTTACGTAACTTTTTAGGCTGAGTTTAGAAGGGGGATTTGAGACCTTACATTGATACTGAGGAAAATGACTTCACACTGAACCCTTTTTATGAACATGGAACAAAAGGATTCATGTTAGCCTTCAAATGCTATGGAAAGGAAAATGTATTGATTTCATGTCTGCATACTATTCAAGCCCCAACCTTTCTTGACTTGCCAACTATGATATGATCTTGCACTGTAGGATCAGATTTTGTTTTTGAGATAGGAATTGATAAAAATTATCCATTTTTAGGCCTTTAGTTCAACAAAATATTCGACATACGTTATTGATCTTACCTGAAACCTTAAGCTTTTGGGTCAAACTGATAGTTTAACATTGTATCAGAACCCTAGTTTTGGGGAGATTATCAATTTGAATCTCAatactttttaattttcctgACTTATTGAATTCACATGTAAGTCAGGTGAAGTGTAGACCTTAGTAAAAGTAAGTTGGCTTGATATTCTATGTTATTAACTCATTATCTAAAGCTTTTATGATAAGGGTTATCAAGTAATAAACTGTGTAGGTTGATTACGAAACTAGTTTCTTAGCATGATATTCCTATAATGATTTAGTTTGAACTTCCAAAAATTGGATTATCAATCACAATTGCAACAAATACTCATAATTTTACTTCTGTTTCCACCCGATTCTTTTCATATATACACCTTTATGGTCATATGCTATAGACATTTGTAAATTAAATGCATGTTGCAGGTTTGTGGCAACGGAGGAAAGCCATGCGCACCCTATATACAAGAGAAAGTTACTTGAACTTGATGAAACCGAGTACACAAATGTATTTGGCCGGGCGAGGTGGCCTGGTGCGCCACAACGTGTTCTAGAAACACCCTTCTTCAAGGATTGGAAATCCCTTCCTGCTCATGAAAGTGAGATCAATCAACCGCTCATCGGTCATTCAACGATAAATGGCATGGTGAGGTTCTTCTCTTTGTACTTAGCAAAACTCTTTTTGGACTGATTTTGTTGTGTGAAATATAGGGTTGAGGTTTCAAGAATTGAACTAAAATGTGTCTTCTAGTTTAATCTTACACTTTTAAGGAAGGATTTTTTGACAACGGTTTTTAAAATGTCCATTATACCCTTACGCCTAAGGGTTCCACTTGTAAAGTAAATCCTCTTTGTATAAACAATGAGTTTGCATTGAACACAAATGTGAGCGGTTTCGATCTAAGATCCTATCTTTCATGTTTCCGTTCCCAACAGGAAAAAGATATTCGCCGTTTCTCGGGTACCGTTCCAAATAGGACAACAACAGGTGATATTGAGAGCATGGTGTTGTATGCAGGCGAAGGTGTAGGCCTCATCAAGGAGATTCTGCCTGCAGCTGAAGTGGTAAAGAGGCTAGTTGAAGGAGCTCAACTTCTCATCCACCAACAGTTTGGTGGTCTAAAATCCAAGGATGAGGTTGCCTAAGTACTTGTTTAGTGCGAAGTAGAGACCGTACAAAGAATAAATGCTTAAGAGTAGTTACATCAACTCATCCCACATCGAAGCTACTCTCTTTATATTGGATCCGAATAAATTTTGAAGCGATTATTCACCATTTTCTTCCTTGTGCAAACCGTAAAATTCCAAAGAATTTGCCTGAATTTCAATCTTAAGTCACTACATTAGCCTTGACAGTCGATGTTCTTGAATGTTAATTTCTCGggtaaattttgaaattttgtttggatgataaaagtaaagaaaagcTTCGGATAATGTATCCATAGAATTTTTCATTTCGATCATTAAaagtatatgataaaatttatataattaaatgatGGTATAAATAAAAGGATCAAAGCATAAAGAATacgaaaatataaaaaaatgagagtaAGGTTAAGGACAACAGGAAAACACTTGATACAAGAAAATAAGATCTAAATGTATATTTGACTTTTTGATATACACCGAATCGATATTGTAATACCACTCTAAAAGTAATTATTggaaaaaagagtaaaaaaaaattccaaatttttttatttgatttacttgaaaaataagcaaaacaaaataccaaaaactattaaaaatattaattataccAAAGAGAAAAGAAcgtaaataaatttaaataaattctacacttttattgtttttattgtatctttatttttctttttctcttgtatttttTCTTACACTTCTAAATCCAAATTATTTGCAATTTCTTGCTTGAAATGTTTTATcttgttaatattatttataaaaataaaaatatttatttatgtgacTTTTTggagaaacaaataaatagatgaaaGTTGTAacatcattaattttaaattgatttggTGGCAATTGGGCattgaattagaaattaattacCTTTATCAAAAAGAGAATTGCCTTTTCAATTTTAGATATTCGTATGATTACAGATATGAATTAAGTTGGCCTTGACCTCACTTGGGCCCTCAATCgtggcttgggcttgggctACTAATTCTATATGAATTGTT contains the following coding sequences:
- the LOC100241045 gene encoding uncharacterized protein LOC100241045, translated to MGWKGVLGFEYGVVQAPLGPDISGPELVAAVANAGAIGFLRAPDWETPDYLRGLIKKTRTLTDKPFGVAVILAFPHEENMKAILAEKVAVLQVSWGDVREELVHEAHCAGVKVVPQVGSFEEARKAIDVGVDAIIVQGREAGGHVIGQDGLISLLPRVVDLVGDRDIPVIAAGGIVDERGYVAALALGAQGICLGTRFVATEESHAHPIYKRKLLELDETEYTNVFGRARWPGAPQRVLETPFFKDWKSLPAHESEINQPLIGHSTINGMEKDIRRFSGTVPNRTTTGDIESMVLYAGEGVGLIKEILPAAEVVKRLVEGAQLLIHQQFGGLKSKDEVA